The stretch of DNA ACTTTAAATCTAGCTTAGTACTGATCAAATCATTGATGGATGTGTACGTCGCAAAATACACTCTATTCTTGTGAAGAGAGTCAGTTTTTGTCAAAGTTTGATTAGAATTCGCACTAACAACCATTTCTGGCAACTGTATGTGTTTTGTTGATGAACATGCTGCCAGTGAAATAAATATCGCACCAGTTACTAATAAATGTTTTTTGATCATGCTTCTTATATCTATTTAAGTAGAAATCTATACTAAAAATAAAAATCCCATTGGTTTTCGGAAGAAACAAGTATAAGTTCTTTATTCCGAAAACCAACGGGAAGTGATAAAATAGTTACGCTGGTCTATGCTGCAGTTTTTACAGGTTCAGCAATAAGTTCATCAATATATTTAGTGAATTCTTTTACAAAGTCGTCATAATGCTTACCGGTCCCAGGTCCACTAAAACCAGTATGTATTTTGCGAACTTCGCCATTCTTATCAATAATAATGGTAGTTGGAAAACCCATAATTTTGTCAAGCATTGGCAAAGCTTCGTTGCGTTGTTTACTATCACTGGTTTTGTTAGTTACTAATAGGTCATACTGAACATCAAATCGATCTTTAAATTTCATGATTGATTTTTTTGAACGTTCAAAATCTGCTGTACGTTCAAATGCTAACCCAACAATTTCCACACCTTTGCCTTTATATTGTTTATAAAAATCTGACAAAAATTTCGTCTCATCCATACAATTCGGACACCAAGAGCCCAAAAGCTGTACAATAACCACTTTGTTTTTAAATTTCTCATCTTTTGAAGAAACAATGTGTTTATTTAAGTTAGGATAAGCAAAATCAAGCTTTTTCTGACCTTCTTTCAATTTGGTTAACGAATAAGCATCAGGCAAAACAGCACTATCGTTTTTAACTGCACACCAGTCTTCTACATGATTTAATCCGGCGTAGAATTTTCCGTTTACAATTTTATCTTCTTCAATTTTCCCTGTAAAAAGATAAGCATGAGTACCGTCGAAACATGATAAATAAAACTCATTATTGGCTACTGTACCTTCGAGAAAACGATAATCACCTGTAGTGGTTAAAAATGTGCCTGTTAACTTGCTCCCTTTCTGAACAAACTCTCCTATTGCGAAACTTGAATCTTTATCTGAAGCAAATGTGGTTGCCCATCTTCCGGTTACATCAGCCTTCGCCTTTATTTTTGATTCAATAAAGCGCCAATAAGTATCAGGCTCAGCAACAAAATTCATTGCGACATCTTTATCAGCAAGATGTTTTACCCAAACACCTTTTATTGCGTCTCCTTCAAAATGCCCCCGAAATTCAGAGTCGAAAAATGGCATTTTAATAAGTACAGAATCCTCCTGAAAAACAATATCATCAACTTTCAAACGCTCATCACCGTTAATAATCTCTATTACAGGTTTTTGATCCTGACTGTTAGTCAATCTAAAATTAAAAGGGATCTCCTTTCCTGATTCAGTATGCAAAGTAGCACGCCAGGTGCCTTCCTGCATTATTGTTGTACCTACACCTTTGCAGCCAGAAAGCAACAAAACTGATATAAGTAAATAAAACAATCTTCTCATTTCAATAAATTAAAATAATTGGCGGTTAAAAAATGTGGTGCAAAACTAACTAACCTGTTAACAAAAATCTTATAAAGTTCAAAAAATTAGCAATTTGCCAAACCGACAAGTTAACAAACTATTTAAACTACCATTTTAGTATAAAAACCATCTTAAAAAGTCAAAAGTTTTAACAATCTGTAACATTCACATTGCCAGAAATAAAAAAGGCGATAAAGATTTCTCTTTTTCGCCTTTCCCATTTATTGATTTGTATATCTGCTTTTCAGCAGTATTTTATTTTAAAACTTCGCGAGCAATAACTATTCGTTGAATTTCGGAAGTTCCTTCATAAATCTGTGTAATTTTTGCATCACGCATCAATCGCTCAACATGGTATTCTTTAACATAACCATAACCACCATGAACTTGAACCGCTTCAACCGTTGTTTTCATTGCTACTTCGGAAGCAAATAATTTAGCCATAGAACTTGCCTGAGCATAAGGCAAATGTTGATCTTTTAACCAAGCGGCTTTTAAGCAGAGTAAACGTGCTGCTTCAATTTGAGTAGCCATATCAGCAAGCTTAAATTGAATTGCTTGATGATCAGCAATTGGCTTTCCGAATGCTTTTCTATCTTTTGCATATTGCAATGCCAGTTCGTAGGCTCCGGATGCAATTCCTAATGCCTGAGAAGCAATGCCTATTCTTCCACCCTCGAGAGTCTTCATTGCGAACTTGAAACCAAATCCATCTTCGCCAATTCTATTAGCCTTTGGAACCTTTACATCTGTAAACATCAAAGAGTGAGTATCAGATCCGCGGATTCCTAACTTATTTTCTTTGGGGCCCACAGTGAAACCAGGCATACCTTTTTCAATAATAAAAGCATTAATTCCTTTATGACCCTTTGCTATATCAGTTTGTGCAATCACTAAATATATTGATGCACTATTTCCATTAGTGATCCAGTTTTTAGTACCATTTAATAAGTAGTGATCACCCATGTCAATTGCAGTTGTGCGCTGAGATGTGGCATCAGAACCGGCTTCCGGCTCAGATAAACAAAACGCACCAATTACCTCACCTTTTGCAAGGGGAACCAGGTACTTTTGCTTTTGTTCTTCAGATCCATACTGTTCTAAACCATAACAAACTAATGAGTTGTTTACTGAAACAACTACCGACGCAGACGCATCAACTTTTGAAAGTTCTTCCATTACCAAT from Solitalea canadensis DSM 3403 encodes:
- a CDS encoding peroxiredoxin family protein → MRRLFYLLISVLLLSGCKGVGTTIMQEGTWRATLHTESGKEIPFNFRLTNSQDQKPVIEIINGDERLKVDDIVFQEDSVLIKMPFFDSEFRGHFEGDAIKGVWVKHLADKDVAMNFVAEPDTYWRFIESKIKAKADVTGRWATTFASDKDSSFAIGEFVQKGSKLTGTFLTTTGDYRFLEGTVANNEFYLSCFDGTHAYLFTGKIEEDKIVNGKFYAGLNHVEDWCAVKNDSAVLPDAYSLTKLKEGQKKLDFAYPNLNKHIVSSKDEKFKNKVVIVQLLGSWCPNCMDETKFLSDFYKQYKGKGVEIVGLAFERTADFERSKKSIMKFKDRFDVQYDLLVTNKTSDSKQRNEALPMLDKIMGFPTTIIIDKNGEVRKIHTGFSGPGTGKHYDDFVKEFTKYIDELIAEPVKTAA
- a CDS encoding acyl-CoA dehydrogenase, whose product is MQFELTEEHLMIQKAARDFAQNELKPGVIERDEHQKFPAEQVKKLGELGFLGMMVDPKYGGSGLDAMSYVLVMEELSKVDASASVVVSVNNSLVCYGLEQYGSEEQKQKYLVPLAKGEVIGAFCLSEPEAGSDATSQRTTAIDMGDHYLLNGTKNWITNGNSASIYLVIAQTDIAKGHKGINAFIIEKGMPGFTVGPKENKLGIRGSDTHSLMFTDVKVPKANRIGEDGFGFKFAMKTLEGGRIGIASQALGIASGAYELALQYAKDRKAFGKPIADHQAIQFKLADMATQIEAARLLCLKAAWLKDQHLPYAQASSMAKLFASEVAMKTTVEAVQVHGGYGYVKEYHVERLMRDAKITQIYEGTSEIQRIVIAREVLK